The Tindallia californiensis genomic sequence AAAAAAGAAAAGGTATATCTTCACGAAGTGATTGCAAATGTCATGAATCTGGAAAGTAAAGAAATGAAAAACCAAAACATCCAAAAAGAAGTTATTTGTCAGGTAGACAGCCAGTGTTATCTTAATCAGGAAGCAATGAAACACATACTGATTAATTTGATTTCCAATGCTATTGATGCAATGCCTGAAGGAGGCAGATTAACCATTGGCTGTGAAAAACAGCAAGATAGGTTGCTGCTATCCTGTTCCGATACCGGTGTTGGGATTGAACCAGAAAATCAAGAGAAAATATTCAATCCTTTTTTTACCACCAAAGCCATGGGAAAAGGAACTGGTCTCGGATTATATATTGTGTACAATGAAGTGAAAAAGATGGCAGGAAAGATACAGGTAGAAAGTGTCCCCGGAGAAGGTGCTACCTTCCGGATCAGTCTGCCGCTGGAAGGAGGCGAGGATGAAGATGGATCAGCGTAAGATGTTAACAGTACTGATTGTAGACGATGAAGAAGCATACAGAGAAGTGCTGCAGACAATCCTAGAAAAAAAAGGATATGAAACCGATACGGCTGCCAATGGAAAAGAAGCCTTGGAAAAGCTAAAGCAGAAAAACTATCACCTTGTATTAACGGACCTGATGATGGACGAAGTTAACGGCATGGAGCTGCTGGAGCAAATTAAAGCAAATTATAGTGATACGGAAGTGATCATGGTTACAGGCTACGGAACCATTCAAAACGCAGTGGAAGCAATGAAAAAGGGAGCTTTCACCTATTTTATCAAAGGCCATGATACAGAAGCCTTGCTGATAGAAATTCGAAAAATCGAGCGATTTGCTTCCTTAGAAAGTGAAAATGAAAGGCTGAGAAGTCTGCGGCCTTCCGTTAGCTGTATGGCCAATACAAAAAATAAAAAATTTCAAAAAGTATTAGAAATGGCTGAAAAAGCGGCACAGAGCAATATTAACATTCTGATTTTAGGCGAATCCGGTGTGGGAAAAGAAGTAATGGCTGATTATATTCATCATTGCAGCAAACGAAAAAATCATGGTTCTATGGCGGTTAGCTGTCATGCTCTTTCTGAAAACATGCTGGAATCAGAGCTTTTTGGACATGAAAAAGGCTCGTTTACAGGGGCCATCGAAAGGCGAAAAGGAAGGTTTGAGGCGGCTCATGGAGGCACGTTGTTCTTAGATGAAATCGGTGAACTTTCCCTGAACACCCAGGCAAAATTGTTAAGAGCCATTGAAACAAGAAAAATTGAAAGAATAGGCAGTAACAAAGGAATTGATGTTGATTTTCGCTTGATCTGTGCAACCAACCGAGATCTTCACAGGGCCGTTGAAGAAGGAATTTTTCGGGAAGATCTTTTTTTTCGGATCAGTTCCATTACGATGGAAATTCCACCCTTAAGAGATCG encodes the following:
- a CDS encoding sigma-54-dependent transcriptional regulator, which translates into the protein MKMDQRKMLTVLIVDDEEAYREVLQTILEKKGYETDTAANGKEALEKLKQKNYHLVLTDLMMDEVNGMELLEQIKANYSDTEVIMVTGYGTIQNAVEAMKKGAFTYFIKGHDTEALLIEIRKIERFASLESENERLRSLRPSVSCMANTKNKKFQKVLEMAEKAAQSNINILILGESGVGKEVMADYIHHCSKRKNHGSMAVSCHALSENMLESELFGHEKGSFTGAIERRKGRFEAAHGGTLFLDEIGELSLNTQAKLLRAIETRKIERIGSNKGIDVDFRLICATNRDLHRAVEEGIFREDLFFRISSITMEIPPLRDRKEDIPDLINYFVQASEKEMKKKIHRIEASVMDFLLTYPYPGNIRELKNIVERLVVLSTEGVIKEAELPEVRSNDGAKRKTASSIIKPLKDVRKEFEARYIEEVLMLCNQNISEAAKKLHVSRRQLFNKITEYGLK